Below is a window of Fimbriimonadaceae bacterium DNA.
ATTGGCACATTTCGGTCCTCCGCAAGGCTTGGTATGGAAAACCTTTTGCGCACTCTTGAACAACAATCGGCGGTTATCATTTTGATCCTGTCCGTACTGGCAATTCTGCAATTTGTGTGGAGTTGGAGGACGGCGCAGGAGAACCGACGCATGCGAACGAAGTGGAACGCCCTGCTTGAAGGGCAGTCGGGGAAGAACCTTGAGGCCGTCCTTTACGACCATCTTCGCGAGCGCCTCGAACTCGAAGAGCAACTGCGAGAGTCTCAACAGCGTATATCCACGTTAGAAGACAAGATGATGTCGGCGAAGCGGTACACGGGACTGGTTCGCTACGATGCGTTTGAAGATGTGGGTGGCTCTCAGAGTTTTTGTTTGGCGATATACGACGATCAAGGAAATGGAGCCATTATCAATAGCCTCGTTGGTAGAACAGATTGCCGTGTGTACTGTAAACCGCTCATTAGCGGGCGGTCCGACAGGAATCTTTCACAGGAGGAAGTCCGCGCGATTCACGATGCCGAAGATCGCAACCCCAGGCCCGTTATCACACCATGAGTTCTGGAACTGTAGACGATAGCCTTCTTATCGAGCGAGCACAACGGGGAGACCGCAATGCGCTGGACGACCTGATCTACCGCCACGAGAAGCGGGCATATCAGTACGCGTACCGCCTTACGACCAACCCGGAAGAGGCCGCGGACATCGTTGCCGACGCCTTTGTCCGCGTCTACAACGCCCTTCCGAACTTCAAGGGGCAGAGCGCTTTTACAACCTGGCTTTACCGGATCATCACAAACTGTTTTCTGGACCTACGCAAAAAAGAGAAAAACCGCCAGACGGTGAGCTTGGAGAACACGCTCACGACAGAGGAGGGAGAGGTTGAACGGCAGATCGAGGATGATGCCGAAACACCCGGAGAGCTTGCCGAGCGCAGCGAACGTGAGAGGGTGATGCAGGATGCGGTTTCGCAATTACCGGAATACCAACGCGCGATGATCGTCATGTATCACGGAGAAAGCCTTTCTTATGAAGAGATTGCTCAGGCGTTAGACCTACCGATTGGGACCGTCAAAAGCAGGCTAAATAGGGCCCGTTTAACCATGCGAGAGATTTTAGAGGGAAATTTGGAACTGTTCCAAGCATAGTCAAGTCAAAAGAGCTGTACTTATTGGTGATTCCATGAATTCTGAAAAGGCTAGGGAGCATTTCTCCTCATATTTTGAAGGCTCGCTCGATGCGGGTCTAAAGCAGCAGCTTGAGCGAGCGCTGAGCACGAATGCTGAACTCCAGTCGGAGTATCACAGGTTCGTCGAAGTGATGCGACAGCTTGAAGCGCTGCAAGCGCCGGTGCCCGAACCCCAGTTCGATCTGCACGAGCGGATTACACGCAAGCTCGACCATCACATCCACGAAAGCCAAGCGAAGCAAAAGCCAAGCTGGATGCTCTGGCTGAAAACGGTTAGCGTGAGCGCAATTGCCGTGCTGGCGATTTGGGGAGCGGTAAGCCAACTGAATCGTGGCAGCATCGAGTCTCAGGCAGGCCCTGGTATTTCATCGGCAAAGCCACAGCCACCGTTTAGTGTTACCGTCGATTCGTCCAACAGCGTCATCGTCAACTACAAGGCAGACGCCGACAAGTCGGTTACGGTCTTTAACGAAGACGGAACGGTTTTGCGCACAGTCACGAACCAGAAGCTGGAGATGCCGGTCAACAATCCTAACGAGGAGACCGCAATCGTCACCATCCAAGCCGAAGGTTCCGACGAGACCAATATCATCGCTCTACCGGGAACACGCATGGACAGAGTGTCGCAAAGCGAAGGAAAGATGGCAGACTTTGCCAAGGCAGTCGCTGCGCACTTCCATACGCCAATCGTGATCGTCACCAACGATCCCAGCGTCACCGTACGATGGAACCTTGAAGTGGGGACGAGCCCCATGGCTGTGATAAAGGCGGCGCTGCTGGGCACGAGCTACTCGTGCGAAGAGCGTGCGAACGGCCTCATTTGGGTCGAAAAGAACGACTGAGCTAAAAACTCATCGCTTATTCGCGAGTTGATTCTGCAATCGCTGAATCAGCTCGCGATTTACTTGGCGTTGGAGGTCGACCGTCATCACGACATAGTGCCCCTCAGACCAGTTTGAATTCCAGTTACGTGGTACTTCTCGGCGATCTACCGGAGGCTCTGCAAGAACTCGGATCGCGTTCGGATCGGTTGGACCGGCTTCTTGCACGAGCTTCGCAAAGCTGTCGGACTGGATGCGGTCGGCATCCTGCTTCTTCGCTTTTACGAACAATCCGCGAGCACGCTCTAAAATCGGCTCTACGGGCTTCTCGCTGTGCTCAAGCCGTGCCAATCGCTCGGTGAGGCTTTTTTGAACTTCAGCCGAAAGATGGGGCGCGTATTCTCCGATCATTCGGAAGATTCCTCGCTGCCTCGTTGAGATTGCGCCTACCGAAGTCAGGTCGCTGTACTTCAAGGTCTGAACAACTTCAGTCGCAAGCACCAGGTCGTTCGCTGCGGCATCGTATTCGCCCTGCCGCGACAATTCTCTGGCGTTCACCATGAGATCTGCGCAGAGCCCCATGCAGGCGGAATAGATTTGGGATTTCACGCCGTCGTTGATCGCGTCGGTAAGAAACTCGGGCTCCAGAGGCTGCAACTCGCCACTGCGTGAATCTTGGACCCACTGCGCTGCTGCGGCGCGCACAAGTCGGGGATGACTGTCGGTACCTTCTGCGTCGTTCGCCAGCTCTACGGCCCGCATGACACCCGAATATGCACGAATCTTCTTCTCGAGGTGTGGGCTATAGCGAGCGAACTCAAAATCGTCGTGATACGTCCTTGTTTGAACTCCAACAGCCGCCAGCATAATCACCGGACTGGCGATCATGAATTGGTACAAGAACGTCCGTGCTCTCATACTTGTGATTTTCGGAGGGTAGGAGCCCCGTCGTTAGGCTGTGTTTCATGCGACACTTTTCGCACGAAATGGGACTTCGGACACCCCGAAATTTTGCGAATAGGTCCATATCAGTGCTATAGCCCCAGGTTTAGACCCAGGCCTCTACCGCCACAAAAAAGCTCTCTTACAATGATGCTAACTCCGCATTCCGGTGGGGAATGAAGGAGGGCTAAATCAAATGCATAACGCTAAGTTCTCTACTTGGGAGCAACACCTGGTTCAGCGAGCATGCCAGGGGGAAAGAATCGCCTTCGAACTGCTCACAGACTTGTATCGTCCTGCGCTATTCAGCCTCTCACTAAAGATGCTACGTAACGCCGACGACGCTAAGGATGCCGTGCAAGAAGCGCTGTTAAAAGCGTACAAGGCCATTACCAGTTTCGACCCGGAGCGCCCGATCAAACCGTGGCTTTTCCGGATATGCCAGAACTGTTGTGTCGATTCAGTTCGTTCTCGTCGCAAGGGCGGCGATTCGCTGGATGACCACGAGTACATGCTTCAAGATCAAGGGGAATCGATCGAGGAGCGCGCCGAGGGAAATCTGTCTAACAGGGCCGTCGTAGCCGCGATAGGGCGGCTTCCCGAAAGGTACCGGCAGATCATCCACATGCGCCATTTCAGGCACATGGAAGTCAACGAAATTGCCCGAGAGCTTCGCAAGCCCGAAGGCACAATCAAGAGCTGGCTCTTTAGAGCACGCGCTCTTCTGAAGAAGGACCTCGGCCTCGTCACAGGCTGACACGACAATAAAGAATCCCACCAGAGGGGGTAGAGCCAAGCACCGGCCCTACCCCTTTTCTTATTCCGGGGCGAGGTCCGCCTTTACGGGTGCGCAGACATGTTTTGGTGGTGGGACTCATGCGCGGCCTCACTCAAAATGTTGGAACTCATTCCCTGCCAAGTGGCTTACCGATGAATACATCCGCGTACGAAACGGAGAAGGCCCTTACATTTTGTTCTGGAAGTCGCGAACAACGGATTTTGAAAAGGCGGTACGCCCGGAATTGCCTGTGCTTTTCCGCGTGTGTCGACGTCTGGGCGCAAGCGCCGACGACGCCGAGGATTTCGTCCAGTTGACCATGCTCCGGGCTTATGAACACTGGGACCGTTTTGACGGGAGGTTTTTAAGAAGCTGGTTGATACGTATTTTGAGAAACGAGGTGATTCGATCGAGGCGAGGGCCACCCCCACCGGTCTCTCTCGAAGTGCTCAGCGATCAGGACGTCGTTGAAGAACCGTTTTGGTCGGAGGTGCTCTGGAGAGATCAGGCGCACCGCCTGCTGGAAGAGGTCGATAAGCTGCCAGACATCCACCGAATGCTTATTCAGCTCTGCGATATTGAGGAATTGACTTATGAAGAAGCTGCCGACGCTCTCGATATTCCCATCGGCACCGTGCGATCAAGACTGTTTCGTGCGCGTTCCAGGCTGCGTGAGCGACTCTCTCCAACACAAATGGGCTTTGCCGAGGTGGACGCATGAATAGAATTGATTGGCAGGCGTTCGACGATGGTTCGCTCACTCCCGAAGAGATCGTTCAGATCAAACAAGCCTTGAGAAACGATCCCGCGATAAAAGCCGAGTGGGAAGGATTCCAGGCCCTCAAGAGCGAAATCAAAAGGACGCGTGAGAATGAACCCGTTCCCACCGACCGCTTGAACGCGATGCTTGACACGGTCTTAGCGGGCCGTCAGAGAAAGGGTGTCACCTCTCGACGCTGGGTCGTTGCTGGGGCTGCCGCCTCTGTCCTTGCTGCTGCATACATTGGTTATGGTTTATTGGGAGTCGGCGCCGATACGCACGGCGGGATTGAACTGCCTCCGGAAGCCGACACCCTTGCCATGAACGATACGGCTTCGGCGAAGTCTTGGATCGATCGACACGCGAGCTTTAGGATGCCGGAGCTAACGCTTCCTCGGGAGGCCAAGGTCGTCAAGGCGGCCTACGGCAAGACCGAATGCTGGGCTTGTATGGACTTTGAATACAACGGCAAAACCTTTTGTCTGCTCGTCACCGTACGACAAGGCGTTCTCGACGACAAGAAGACAAAAACCTTCCACGGCATCGTTTACTACGAAGGCAAAGGCGTAGGGTGGAAAGCCCAAAACAAGACTTTCTATCTGAGTGGGGGAACTGCCGCCGAGCGTTGGCGCTTTGCAACTCACCTCGCCCCTCAGACGCTTGGAGAAGTCCTATAGCCCAAACGATACAACCCGTTTTGAACCTGCAACTATCTCTATTTTCCCCCGTCGCTTGCGATGGGGGGATTTTTTTGCGTCGGTAGGCGGATGAGTTCACTCACACCCATGAACCATTCGCCAGTCTTCACGGATTCCTTTTTGCTTCACGTTCGTTCGCATCGCAGGCTGTTGAGCCCGCTCCTTCCCGGGCCGAGAACCCGCTCATTAGGTACATTTCAAGCATGCCCCTCACCGAGACTCAAGTGCTTGATGCGCTTCGAAACGTGATTGATCCCGACCTTCACCGGGACATCGTGACGCTCGGTTTTGTAAAGGACGTCAAGATCGAAGACGCCAAAGTCTCCTTCATCGTCGAGTTAACGACTCCCGCTTGTCCGGTCAAGGACATCCTCAAAGCACAGTGTGAAGAGGAGGTCTCCAAGATCGAAGGGGTTGCAGAGGTTTTGGTTGAGATGACTGCGGCGGTGCGCGCCCGCGCACCGGTTCCCCAAGACCTGATTCCTGGGGTCAAGCACTGTATCGCGATCGCTTCGGGAAAGGGCGGAGTCGGTAAAAGCACCATTACGGTGAACCTCGCGATCGCCCTGGCTCAACAAGGCGCGAAGGTTGGGATTTTGGATGCCGACGTCTACGGTCCCAGCATTCCATTGATGATGGGTGTGAACGAGCAGCCCTTCACCAAGGACGGCAAGATCGTGCCGATCTATCGTTATGGCGTCCACATGATGTCGCTGGGCTTCCTTCTGGAGGAGGGACAGTCGGTGCTTTGGCGCGGGCCGATGGTTGCCGGCACCGTGAAGCAGCTTTTGCAGGATGTGGATTGGGGAGTTTTGGATTACCTCTTGGTTGACCTGCCCCCCGGAACCGGTGACGCGCCGATGACGCTTGCCCAGATCGCTCCTTTGAGCGGTGTCGTTATTGTCGCAACACCGCAACACGTCGCGGCAAACATCGCCGGAAAATCGGCGGCTCTTTTCCGACGGCTTAACACTCCAGTGCTTGGCGTGATTGAAAACATGGCGGGCTATATCTGCCCGAACTGCCAAACGGTAACCAACATCTTCTCGGGGATGACAGGCGAAGAGCTTGCTCGGACGCTGGCAGTTCCCTATCTCGGCTCAATCCCGCTTGATCCGTCGGTCAGTTCAGCATCGGACATCGGAACGCCGTCCCTGATTGCAAGCCCGGAACGTGTGCAAGCCCAGTGCTTCCGAGACCTTGCAGGACGACTTGCCCAGCAGATCAGCATCAGCGCGATGGTCCAGCAGAGATTGCTTGGTGAGAGCGAGGATGAGACGCAACCCAAGTTTGAATCGGTAACGCCGGGTTAGCCCTCACGCCTCGCTAACCAACAGCGCCGACTCGATGTCGTCGAGCCACGACTTGAGAGGAGATTTTGCATGCTCCTTTAAGAATTCGATCGGATACTCGTCAGCATTGATCCAGCGTAAAATTTGGTGGGGCCAGGTGGGGGCGTCGCCCTCCATCATCGGCAACGGCTCGGGCAGGCGATAGTATTGGGGAACGGGAATCCTTACGTCGGGAGGCAGCAACGACAAGACCGGCGCGATAAGGGGCGTTTCCGATGCGAGCACATCAATTGCCGATGAGATCAGATACGCGTCCCTCTCCTCCGAAGCCTGCACCCGGAGAATTTTCATTGCGCAGTTAGGCTCTATGCTAAGAATGATGTGGGTTGCGTCCATCAAAGCTTCGGATGCCGATAGAGTCATAAAGATCTCGACATCGTTCTGATTGAAGATGCAGCACGTTCGCAGGAAACGGTGCATGAAATCGAGGCGCTCCTCGTCTGCATCGTAGAGCCGAACCGACAGGGGTCGCTCACCGAAGTAGGTCGCTAAGCTGCCTACGATGCCTGGCCCAAAGGTGAGCCCTCCTATGCCAAGAACCGCGACCTGCATCGCTTCCACAAGAGAAGCTTACACGCAGATCGCGGTCGAATGTGCTGTGCTGGAAGCTACCAGCGAACCTTTTGTTTCTTCGGCGGTGGCTGAATGGTTTTGTTTGCCCAGGCGCGGACTCCCAGAACGCTACCAAACCCAAGCGCTGCAACAATCCCTGCCCACAACCAGTTCGGGCCTGACTTCTCCTTGGTCGTCTTTGAAGCCTCTCGAATGGTCTGAGCAGCTTTCTCGGCCTGATTCTCGGCTGCGTTGAAAACGCTGCGTCCATCGGGATTTGAAGTCGACTTGCCGACATCGTTGGGGGTTGTGTCGGTGACAACTCCACCCACGACGTCGACTGTGCCGTTGTACTGTTGCTGCCTTTCGAGATCGGCCTGAGTATCGTCTCGCAAGTTGCCTCGATGATTCTGGTCAATGATCGGGGCTGGCGACCAAACTGCCATCGCCAAAACCATTGCGGGAAGTATCCATCTTGTCCATGCTTTCATATCTGTTTCTCCTTAATAGCCGTGGCTGAAGCCGCGATCCTGCCAGGTGCTCCTCAAGAGCGTCGGGCTTCGCGGGAGTTGTAGGTCGATGAGCGGAGCCTTGGTGATGGTTCGCTCACGAATGCGGTTGTCGTAATTCATCCTCATCGGAAGGCTAAAAACCACCATCGCTTCGTCCTTGGAGATGATTGAGCCGTTGAAGCTCACGCCACCACCACCCGTTCCGATGTTTCCACCGCCGACGAAGTTCGTGTAGAGGATGGCGTCCATCTGGTTGATGTTTGATGAGATCAGCGCCATCGTGGCGTCCGAGATCGTGCTTTGGTAGCGCATTCTGCCAGTCGAGTCAAACTCATAGGCGTTGAAGGGTGGAATCCAGTTGCCGTTTTCATCGTAACGGCCCTTTGTGAAAGGCGGGGACATATACTTCAGCGGCCAACTTGCCGTGAAGGTCGTCGTGTTGCCCATGATGACCGAGCCGCGTGCGGCAAGACCCATGAAGTTCCGCTTTTCATTCGCATTGTCGATGCTCTGCGGCTCCGATCCACGAAAGTCCGG
It encodes the following:
- a CDS encoding DUF4446 family protein; translated protein: MRTLEQQSAVIILILSVLAILQFVWSWRTAQENRRMRTKWNALLEGQSGKNLEAVLYDHLRERLELEEQLRESQQRISTLEDKMMSAKRYTGLVRYDAFEDVGGSQSFCLAIYDDQGNGAIINSLVGRTDCRVYCKPLISGRSDRNLSQEEVRAIHDAEDRNPRPVITP
- a CDS encoding sigma-70 family RNA polymerase sigma factor; its protein translation is MSSGTVDDSLLIERAQRGDRNALDDLIYRHEKRAYQYAYRLTTNPEEAADIVADAFVRVYNALPNFKGQSAFTTWLYRIITNCFLDLRKKEKNRQTVSLENTLTTEEGEVERQIEDDAETPGELAERSERERVMQDAVSQLPEYQRAMIVMYHGESLSYEEIAQALDLPIGTVKSRLNRARLTMREILEGNLELFQA
- a CDS encoding RNA polymerase sigma factor, which encodes MHNAKFSTWEQHLVQRACQGERIAFELLTDLYRPALFSLSLKMLRNADDAKDAVQEALLKAYKAITSFDPERPIKPWLFRICQNCCVDSVRSRRKGGDSLDDHEYMLQDQGESIEERAEGNLSNRAVVAAIGRLPERYRQIIHMRHFRHMEVNEIARELRKPEGTIKSWLFRARALLKKDLGLVTG
- a CDS encoding RNA polymerase sigma factor, with amino-acid sequence MFWKSRTTDFEKAVRPELPVLFRVCRRLGASADDAEDFVQLTMLRAYEHWDRFDGRFLRSWLIRILRNEVIRSRRGPPPPVSLEVLSDQDVVEEPFWSEVLWRDQAHRLLEEVDKLPDIHRMLIQLCDIEELTYEEAADALDIPIGTVRSRLFRARSRLRERLSPTQMGFAEVDA
- a CDS encoding Mrp/NBP35 family ATP-binding protein yields the protein MPLTETQVLDALRNVIDPDLHRDIVTLGFVKDVKIEDAKVSFIVELTTPACPVKDILKAQCEEEVSKIEGVAEVLVEMTAAVRARAPVPQDLIPGVKHCIAIASGKGGVGKSTITVNLAIALAQQGAKVGILDADVYGPSIPLMMGVNEQPFTKDGKIVPIYRYGVHMMSLGFLLEEGQSVLWRGPMVAGTVKQLLQDVDWGVLDYLLVDLPPGTGDAPMTLAQIAPLSGVVIVATPQHVAANIAGKSAALFRRLNTPVLGVIENMAGYICPNCQTVTNIFSGMTGEELARTLAVPYLGSIPLDPSVSSASDIGTPSLIASPERVQAQCFRDLAGRLAQQISISAMVQQRLLGESEDETQPKFESVTPG